The sequence below is a genomic window from Nicotiana tomentosiformis chromosome 6, ASM39032v3, whole genome shotgun sequence.
ATTCAATAAAAAAGAAGTCTAGTATATCAAATACTACATCCAAACAATAAAGAAATTCAAGTGGTCTTCTTGGAGGGAAATTTTCCCATAACTTTAGATCTTATTTGTATTCCAGCGGATTGGGACCTTGTCTTGATTCTATCCATTGCAGCTTGGACTTGAAGTTGTCTTTGAGTCACAGCTTCCTTCCCTTTCCATTTCAAACCTTTAGAAGGCTTATATCCAATATCACCAGTAACACGGGTAGAATCAATTAAAGGGCCAGTATAAACCTTTCTGGCTGTAGGATAACCATCCTGATAAACATTCAAACCAAAAGATTCATTTCAAAGTTAGATAATAACATCATATAGTATGTTAgacaataaaaataaatacacttATATTAATACTTGTAAAACCAGGCTGTGCAACAAATACACCATGTCCTTGAAGCCTAGGCCTCTTGTAGTGGCTTCTTGCTCCCCCCCCCCAGATTTTCCTCCAGTACTTGTAGATGCCTTACTTATAGATGCATTGTCAGATTCCTTTCTGCCTCTCTTCCGTGAAGGTTTTGTTGTTGATTGTTGTGAGCAATTAGTAGTCTATTATATGAGTAAATGAGGAATTAGCTCTTAGATAACTAAGAAGAGAGTAATAAAGGAAGAAGGTAGGAAGCTACCTCTTGATTAGTTGTTGGTCTTGTTGGACAACTCCTCATATTATGAGTACTTGCTTTGCAAATGGAGCATGTCATAGTTATTCCCTTCTTTGATAATTTTTCAGCTCTTTTTATTTCtccaacttcctttcttctattttttcttaCCCTTCCAGGCATATTTTGAACTGGAGGAGGTAATACCTTGGGGTTACTACTTTCTGGCCAGATTATCATGTTGGGAACTGGTTGTATGAAGTGTGAATATGCCTTCATGTAGGTCTCTTTTATGTACCAGTGTACAATATTCTCTGAAGGATCAAGTCTCTTGAAGTGCATTGCTGTTATAGCATATGGACATGAAATGCCTTTCAGTTCCCAAGACCTGCAACTGCGGTAACCTGTTCTTAAATCTACAATGAACTTGTATGGACCATCTTTGAGTTCAAAGCATGTATctccattaaatatgaagtcaACCCTCATTGACTTCTCAACATTAGTATTGAACACCATCATGGCCATTGGATATACACCATCCTGCCAAGTTTCAGCAAATTCTCTCATCTTTGCTACCCTACTCATAACTTTGACCCTTATTTCCTCTAGCATTGATATGATTGTCTTGTGTCTAGGGCCCAATATCCAAGTATTGAAGCTTTCACACATGTTATTGTCAACACTGTCACACTTGGAGAATGTTTGGAAGAATGCTTTGCGCCATCTTTCTTTGTTATATTTAACTAGGTCTTCACAAATGTTATGACCTAATTTATCAAGATCATCTAGATTTATTTTCATTTTAGACTCAATTATTGATCTAACAACACTCTagaatctttttcttctttcaatCCCTCTCCATTTTATTGCCCAGTTTGCCGGAATGTGTCTAGCACACATTTTGTGCTCACACTCAGGTAAAATCTCTTCAATAGCTGAACATAGACCCTGCATTAAAATAGAGAAATAGTATTGCATAAAAACAAAGAAACAATAGTGTTTAAATCAGAGAAACAGTAGTATTTAAACCAAAAAAACAATAGTATTTTAAACAAGAAAACAGTAGTATTTAAACGACAGTATATACCTTTTGCATGTCACTTATCATGGTGAGTTCCCTGCCATCTCCCAAGTTCAAATCAGTTTGCAATAACCTGAGGAACCAACTCCATGTTTGCTTTTTTTTTTCAGTGCCTACAACAGCCCAAGCTATTGGGAACATTTGGTTATTCCCATCCTTTTTTACTGATGCCAACAGTTGCCAAAGTTAGGTAACCCTAGATCTGGATTTGCATCAGTAGTGTTTAAAGGAGGACCACAGGGAACAAAAgattccttattgtcttgttgtgTGCTGGAAGATGCATTAAAAGGCTCACCCACGTGGCTTATTTGGCTACCCTCTATAGCATCCACCTCCTCAAATTGTGAGTCATAAGAGACAAAAATATCTATTATGTCCCCATTGTTTAATAACATAGCAAGGTCCATTAAATCCCTATCTTTTGTTAATTCAACCAAATTGCCACCCTCAACACTCATAATATGAGTTTTTCCTAACTTTGTAATCCCAAAATCCTTTGCATAATCAGATAACTCTGGTATTGACAGGTGGTCAGAGTCGACATTAGTCACATGTTCAACCCTACCCCCAACATATATAGGTCCTACCTCACTCACCAATATCCCATCAATTTTTCATCTTAAATTCAAATACTTAGTATCCATGGGACCCTACATagcaataaaaaaataaaaaataactctCAAGACATACATATACAGAAGATTACAAATAAATAGTAAAAAATTAACAAACAATATAAAAACCCTAATTTAACCCTAATCGACATGCATGCAAAAATCACAATCAACATAAAATCCCTGATTTAACCCTAACAGAAAGAGGCACACATACCTTCAAATGCGGAGtgaaaatagtagaaattttGGCGAGAATCAAAGAAACCCAGTAGCTTTTAGCTTCTCCACAGTAGCTTTTAGCAGCACCTCAACGGAGAACCctatcgac
It includes:
- the LOC108948762 gene encoding uncharacterized protein, whose protein sequence is MKINLDDLDKLGHNICEDLVKYNKERWRKAFFQTFSKCDSVDNNMCESFNTWILGPRHKTIISMLEEIRVKVMSRVAKMREFAETWQDGVYPMAMMVFNTNVEKSMRVDFIFNGDTCFELKDGPYKFIVDLRTGYRSCRSWELKGISCPYAITAMHFKRLDPSENIVHWYIKETYMKAYSHFIQPVPNMIIWPESSNPKVLPPPVQNMPGRVRKNRRKEVGEIKRAEKLSKKGITMTCSICKASTHNMRSCPTRPTTNQETTNCSQQSTTKPSRKRGRKESDNASISKASTSTGGKSGGGEQEATTRGLGFKDMVYLLHSLVLQVLI